The Actinomadura sp. WMMB 499 genome includes a window with the following:
- a CDS encoding SUKH-4 family immunity protein translates to MSNPPARLTAEAVDEVFPRGVVRPPAGAIPPGIKHRPTREFINGVGLPGEIRGRAAVIHEPADGGWQPLPDLWEEIREHDWTWTMPEHPEDWFYIGNIFGLGLLVIDGESGQVRFIPESEAGLFLLHKSVESLAYYMYAIERDGQKYSEAYAASIDKDPNDPRDKEGVFMEGGRALSAELYAFDPTPFVNDADEPWEDNGEGPWAWMIREISEGAWAE, encoded by the coding sequence ATGAGCAATCCACCCGCGCGCCTCACCGCCGAGGCGGTCGACGAAGTCTTCCCCCGTGGGGTCGTCCGGCCTCCCGCCGGGGCGATCCCTCCGGGCATCAAGCACCGTCCCACCCGGGAGTTCATCAACGGCGTCGGTCTGCCCGGCGAGATACGCGGCCGGGCGGCCGTCATCCACGAACCCGCCGACGGCGGGTGGCAGCCCCTCCCCGACCTCTGGGAGGAGATCCGGGAACACGACTGGACCTGGACCATGCCGGAACACCCCGAAGACTGGTTCTACATCGGCAACATCTTCGGGCTCGGCCTTCTCGTGATCGACGGCGAGTCCGGCCAGGTCCGGTTCATCCCGGAAAGCGAAGCCGGTCTATTCCTCCTGCACAAGAGCGTCGAATCACTCGCGTACTACATGTACGCCATCGAACGAGACGGCCAGAAGTACAGCGAGGCCTACGCGGCCTCGATCGACAAGGATCCGAACGATCCCCGCGACAAGGAAGGCGTCTTTATGGAAGGCGGCCGCGCGCTCTCGGCCGAACTGTACGCGTTCGACCCCACCCCGTTCGTCAATGACGCCGACGAACCCTGGGAGGACAATGGCGAAGGCCCCTGGGCGTGGATGATCCGCGAGATCTCCGAAGGCGCCTGGGCGGAATGA
- a CDS encoding nucleic acid/nucleotide deaminase domain-containing protein: protein MTEDLGPRLQKQFGPKGLRTLTSQALAGTALPPASVAALAAGVPVQVGPYFSATDRESLTLGDHASAIDARRLSPTLSSWCRLGTDRGAEICVGPSGAVQAIFIVTDAAPLHVNDTVEAFLDSLIALDRALPVLRSPGRKDPLDVFRELRARLLQIDAAPLQDDESWWSRVLELIRHAVSFPASVAFEVESPGGRRHIETEQTRVGVEHPEHLLWDRLEAQGVRPGQITRIYTELEPCFMPGNYCAMWLTQFPNAEFTYSHDYGQTAAEREAGLLELMQNAASNR from the coding sequence ATGACGGAAGACCTGGGACCCCGCTTGCAAAAGCAGTTCGGCCCGAAGGGCCTCCGGACCCTCACCTCGCAGGCCCTCGCCGGCACGGCACTCCCGCCCGCCTCCGTCGCGGCCCTCGCCGCGGGCGTCCCCGTCCAGGTCGGCCCCTACTTCTCCGCGACCGACCGGGAGTCGCTCACCCTCGGCGACCACGCGTCCGCCATCGACGCACGCCGCCTTTCGCCCACGCTCTCCTCCTGGTGCCGCCTCGGCACCGACCGGGGCGCCGAGATCTGCGTCGGCCCCTCCGGCGCCGTCCAGGCGATCTTCATCGTCACGGACGCCGCCCCCCTGCACGTGAACGACACCGTCGAAGCCTTCCTCGACTCCCTCATCGCTCTCGACCGCGCGCTCCCCGTCCTGCGCTCCCCCGGCCGCAAGGACCCCCTCGACGTCTTCCGCGAACTCCGCGCTCGCCTCCTGCAGATCGACGCCGCCCCCCTGCAGGACGACGAGTCCTGGTGGTCGCGCGTCCTCGAACTCATCCGGCACGCCGTCAGCTTCCCCGCGTCCGTCGCCTTCGAGGTCGAATCGCCCGGGGGCCGCAGGCACATCGAGACCGAGCAGACCCGAGTCGGCGTCGAACACCCCGAGCACCTCCTCTGGGACCGTCTCGAAGCCCAGGGCGTCCGTCCGGGCCAGATCACCCGCATCTACACCGAACTCGAACCGTGCTTCATGCCCGGCAATTACTGCGCGATGTGGCTCACCCAGTTCCCGAACGCCGAGTTCACCTACAGCCACGACTACGGCCAGACCGCCGCTGAACGCGAAGCCGGCCTCCTCGAACTAATGCAGAACGCCGCGTCTAATCGTTGA
- a CDS encoding transposase, translating to MAARTPGDQGAHRGRPGLPACPAGYPDCLALHQRPHGRRTRETVYVITSLTSAQASPQRLALLGRGRWGIENKIHHVRDVTFGEGASRTRTGHGPQNMATLRNQAIGALRSTGHANIAAARRAMSHDTFNAPLNLLNIPA from the coding sequence ATGGCCGCGCGGACACCCGGTGATCAAGGTGCTCACCGTGGACGACCTGGACTTCCCGCATGCCCGGCGGGCTACCCGGATTGTCTGGCACTCCACCAACGCCCGCACGGTCGGCGGACCCGCGAGACGGTGTACGTGATTACCAGCCTGACCAGCGCACAGGCGTCCCCGCAGCGGCTGGCGCTGCTCGGGCGCGGCCGCTGGGGCATCGAGAACAAGATCCATCACGTGCGGGATGTGACCTTCGGTGAGGGCGCCTCCCGGACCCGCACCGGTCACGGCCCCCAGAACATGGCCACTCTGCGGAATCAGGCCATCGGCGCTCTGCGCTCCACCGGACACGCCAACATCGCCGCAGCCCGCCGCGCGATGTCCCACGACACCTTCAACGCACCGCTGAACCTGCTGAACATCCCAGCCTGA
- a CDS encoding DUF397 domain-containing protein produces MTTHWRKSSYSGAINDEACVEVADLSIGIGIRDSKDSNGDCLAVSRGAFAGLLREARLGDLDVPQ; encoded by the coding sequence GTGACCACGCACTGGCGCAAGAGTTCGTACAGCGGGGCGATCAACGACGAAGCGTGCGTCGAAGTGGCCGACCTTTCCATCGGAATCGGCATCAGAGACTCCAAGGATTCGAATGGCGATTGCCTTGCTGTGAGTCGCGGGGCCTTCGCCGGATTGCTTCGAGAGGCCAGGCTCGGGGATTTGGACGTCCCACAGTGA
- a CDS encoding helix-turn-helix transcriptional regulator has protein sequence MDISRQSGVSITILDDPFDLFSCLQVKDQSTGYGQSCIRGSLKQKRDWMSAAEDLDPRSSLYAWLAHDLRLYRQRHGLTGERLGKIIGCVRSHVANIEAGRARIDMKQAKILDELWNTGGHFQTLLFYAETAHDPDWLRSYSQHEAAASVIRIYQGQIIPPPLQTEGYMRALLTESDAKDVERAIQARMARQEAILTRPSPPYVWILMDEDSITSLIGGQQVMRSQLGYLLEVGVLPHISVRIIPKSAGAHLGLDGPFRLITVRDRQIGYVGARRGGRLIEGPTEIAEIAVDYERIGFKALSEDATRARIGELEATK, from the coding sequence ATGGACATAAGCAGGCAATCCGGTGTCTCGATCACGATTCTCGATGATCCTTTCGACTTGTTTTCGTGTTTGCAAGTCAAGGATCAGTCGACCGGTTATGGTCAATCTTGTATTCGGGGAAGCCTCAAACAAAAGAGGGACTGGATGTCTGCGGCAGAAGATCTCGATCCGCGGTCGTCGCTTTACGCGTGGTTGGCTCATGACCTGCGGCTTTATCGACAGAGGCATGGCCTGACGGGGGAGCGGCTAGGAAAGATCATCGGCTGTGTGCGCTCGCACGTTGCGAACATCGAAGCCGGTCGGGCGCGCATCGACATGAAGCAGGCCAAGATCCTCGACGAGCTCTGGAATACCGGTGGCCACTTCCAGACACTGCTCTTCTACGCCGAGACGGCCCACGATCCCGACTGGCTGCGCTCGTACAGCCAGCACGAGGCCGCGGCGAGCGTGATCAGGATCTATCAAGGCCAGATCATCCCTCCCCCGCTTCAGACCGAGGGGTACATGCGGGCGTTGCTAACGGAGAGCGATGCCAAGGACGTTGAGCGGGCGATCCAGGCACGGATGGCACGGCAGGAGGCGATCCTCACCCGCCCCTCGCCCCCATACGTCTGGATCTTGATGGACGAGGACTCGATCACCTCACTGATCGGCGGTCAACAGGTCATGCGCTCGCAGCTTGGCTACCTGCTCGAAGTCGGAGTGCTGCCGCACATCTCCGTTCGGATCATCCCCAAGTCGGCGGGCGCACATCTGGGCCTGGACGGTCCGTTCCGGCTCATCACCGTCCGCGACCGGCAGATCGGCTACGTCGGTGCTCGCCGAGGCGGCCGCTTGATCGAGGGGCCGACGGAGATAGCCGAAATTGCCGTAGATTACGAACGAATCGGGTTCAAGGCGCTGTCCGAGGACGCCACGCGGGCACGCATCGGTGAGTTGGAGGCGACGAAGTGA
- a CDS encoding ATP-binding protein, producing the protein MHISDDALLVASELTTNACAATPCGGEIRLQVSRDCAGVLVAVWDDAPGTPRARPVVELTPETLDLAEERWDDNGGRGLPIVAALAAECGYCADSSRGKWAWARLRI; encoded by the coding sequence ATGCACATTTCGGACGACGCGCTTCTGGTCGCGTCCGAACTCACCACGAACGCCTGCGCGGCCACGCCTTGTGGCGGGGAGATCCGTCTCCAGGTCAGCCGAGACTGCGCCGGCGTGCTCGTGGCCGTCTGGGACGACGCTCCGGGTACGCCACGAGCACGGCCGGTCGTGGAACTCACGCCCGAGACCCTCGACCTGGCCGAGGAACGGTGGGACGACAACGGCGGTCGGGGTCTGCCGATCGTCGCCGCGCTGGCCGCCGAGTGCGGGTACTGCGCCGACTCGAGCAGGGGCAAGTGGGCGTGGGCCCGTCTCAGGATCTGA
- a CDS encoding ABC transporter permease, whose translation MTPRAYALLTWTEAKLVARDTAGLIVPLALPTLIMVMNGLGSSEPSADFDGLTAFDAYVVPLTLVMIVALIGIVNMPSFVATYRKTGILRRLSVTPANPLAVLAAQAVVSLAHTLAGLALALLLARFAFDAAFPRAPLAAAATFALATAAMFAVGFLVAALAPTPNSAVAIGLLLFFATMATGGGFGPRENLPDWLATIGAHLPYGAALEALTDTWTGEPPELASLAALTITTLACTATATKTFRWT comes from the coding sequence ATGACCCCCCGCGCCTACGCCCTGCTCACCTGGACCGAGGCCAAGCTCGTGGCCCGCGACACCGCCGGACTGATCGTCCCCCTCGCCCTCCCGACCCTCATCATGGTGATGAACGGCCTCGGCTCGTCCGAACCGTCCGCCGACTTCGACGGCCTCACGGCCTTCGACGCCTACGTCGTCCCGCTGACCCTCGTGATGATCGTCGCGCTGATCGGCATCGTGAACATGCCGTCCTTCGTCGCGACCTACCGAAAGACCGGCATCCTCCGGCGCCTGTCGGTGACCCCCGCGAACCCCCTGGCCGTCCTGGCGGCCCAAGCGGTTGTATCCCTGGCCCACACCCTCGCGGGCCTGGCCCTCGCCCTCCTCCTGGCGAGGTTCGCGTTCGACGCCGCTTTCCCCAGGGCCCCACTCGCGGCAGCGGCAACCTTCGCCCTGGCGACCGCCGCGATGTTCGCCGTGGGCTTCCTGGTAGCGGCCTTGGCCCCGACCCCCAACTCCGCAGTGGCGATCGGCCTCCTCCTCTTCTTCGCCACCATGGCCACCGGCGGCGGCTTCGGCCCCCGCGAAAACCTCCCCGACTGGCTCGCCACCATAGGCGCCCACCTCCCCTACGGCGCAGCCCTCGAAGCCCTCACCGACACCTGGACAGGCGAACCCCCGGAGCTCGCCTCCCTCGCAGCCCTCACCATCACAACCCTGGCCTGCACCGCCACAGCAACAAAGACTTTCCGCTGGACGTGA
- a CDS encoding ABC transporter ATP-binding protein, which yields MIEVESLTKKYGEVVAVDGISFTVEPGEIFGILGPNGAGKTTTVECVAGLRRPDSGRVRVLDLDPVRDRARLRRAVGVQLQDTVLPDALRVGEAIALYHSFYPDGADPSKLLADLNLQHLRDAPYGTLSGGEAQRLSIALALIGRPRIAILDELTTGLDPAARRDTWELITQIRDTGVTILLVSHFMDEAERLCDRIAVIDRARLVALDTPEGLIGRVDAPQRVHVKTTEPLNPVIFENHQQIEQVSTTDTRTVITGSGNLLHTVTATLLDNNITATETRLETATLEDAFLTLTGRRFE from the coding sequence GTGATCGAAGTCGAATCCCTGACCAAGAAGTACGGCGAGGTGGTCGCCGTCGACGGCATCAGCTTCACCGTCGAACCCGGCGAGATCTTCGGCATCCTGGGCCCGAACGGAGCCGGCAAGACGACCACCGTCGAGTGCGTCGCGGGACTGCGCCGCCCCGACTCCGGACGCGTCCGCGTCCTGGACCTCGACCCCGTCCGCGACCGCGCCCGCCTCCGCCGGGCCGTCGGCGTCCAGCTCCAGGACACCGTCCTCCCGGACGCCCTCAGAGTCGGCGAAGCGATAGCCCTCTACCACTCGTTCTACCCGGACGGCGCAGACCCGTCCAAACTCCTGGCCGACCTCAACCTCCAGCACCTCCGCGACGCCCCGTACGGCACGCTCTCGGGCGGCGAGGCCCAGCGCCTCTCCATCGCCCTCGCCCTCATCGGCAGGCCCCGCATAGCGATCCTGGACGAACTCACCACGGGCCTCGACCCCGCCGCCCGCCGCGACACCTGGGAGCTCATCACCCAGATCCGCGACACCGGCGTGACCATCCTCCTCGTCAGCCACTTCATGGACGAGGCCGAACGCCTCTGCGACCGGATCGCCGTCATCGACCGCGCCCGCCTCGTCGCCCTCGACACCCCCGAGGGCCTCATAGGCCGCGTGGACGCACCACAGCGCGTCCACGTGAAGACCACGGAGCCCCTGAACCCGGTGATCTTCGAGAACCACCAACAGATCGAGCAGGTATCCACCACCGACACACGAACCGTCATCACCGGCAGCGGCAACCTCCTCCACACGGTCACCGCGACACTCCTCGACAACAACATCACCGCGACCGAAACGCGCCTCGAAACAGCGACCCTCGAGGACGCCTTCCTCACCCTCACCGGCCGGAGGTTCGAATGA
- a CDS encoding sensor histidine kinase, which translates to MSDSRLERWGTACLLGVCLVIAAPVALTELAGERPTAGPVWLWWACYASFLASMCALFFSPRPEPLLGVVAATGAGAVLLAPHVAWTAIVLVFVTALGAHLAGPRTVALLLVGNSAVAGLAAVLRDGSVADVTLSAAIYGMLQGSAIWGVLVERRNAETSKRLAVVNTELRAATELLAESSRSGERLRIARELHDLVGHQLTALVLELEVAAHKGTGPERAHVDRARGLARDLLGDVRTAVGELRGRTVPLDRALREIVVELPRPRVHLHVDEGVEPDEASAAALIRCVQEIVTNAIRHAEAGNLWIGVVREDGDVVLSARDDGCGASVLRPGNGLAGMRERVGQLGGEVSFDTRDGFGVRVRVPSGAVRMRAAS; encoded by the coding sequence ATGTCCGACTCGCGGCTGGAACGGTGGGGGACGGCGTGCCTTCTGGGCGTCTGCCTGGTGATCGCGGCCCCGGTGGCGCTCACGGAGCTGGCCGGGGAGCGGCCCACCGCGGGGCCGGTGTGGCTTTGGTGGGCCTGCTACGCGTCCTTCCTCGCGTCGATGTGCGCGCTGTTCTTCTCGCCGCGGCCGGAACCGCTGCTCGGGGTGGTCGCGGCGACGGGCGCCGGGGCCGTGCTGCTCGCGCCCCATGTCGCGTGGACGGCGATCGTGCTCGTCTTCGTCACCGCCCTCGGCGCCCACCTGGCCGGGCCCCGGACCGTCGCGCTGCTGCTGGTCGGCAACAGCGCGGTCGCGGGTCTCGCCGCGGTGCTGCGGGACGGCTCGGTGGCGGACGTGACGCTGTCCGCGGCCATCTACGGGATGCTGCAGGGATCGGCGATCTGGGGCGTGCTGGTCGAGCGGCGGAACGCGGAGACGAGCAAGCGGCTCGCGGTGGTGAACACGGAGCTGCGGGCGGCGACGGAGCTGCTGGCGGAGTCGAGCCGGTCCGGGGAGCGGCTCCGGATCGCGCGGGAGCTGCACGACCTCGTGGGGCACCAGCTGACCGCGCTGGTGCTGGAGCTCGAGGTCGCGGCGCACAAGGGCACGGGGCCGGAGAGGGCGCACGTCGACCGGGCGCGGGGGCTCGCACGGGACCTGCTCGGGGACGTGCGGACGGCGGTCGGGGAGCTGCGCGGACGGACGGTGCCGCTCGATCGGGCGCTGCGGGAGATCGTGGTCGAGTTGCCGCGGCCGCGCGTGCACCTGCATGTGGACGAGGGGGTCGAGCCGGACGAGGCGAGCGCGGCGGCGTTGATCCGGTGCGTGCAGGAGATCGTGACGAACGCGATCCGGCACGCGGAGGCGGGGAACCTGTGGATCGGGGTCGTGCGGGAGGACGGCGACGTGGTGCTGAGCGCGCGGGACGACGGGTGCGGGGCGTCCGTGCTCCGGCCGGGCAACGGGCTCGCGGGGATGCGCGAGCGGGTGGGGCAGCTCGGGGGCGAGGTGTCGTTCGACACGCGGGACGGGTTCGGCGTGCGGGTCCGGGTGCCGTCGGGGGCGGTCCGGATGCGGGCGGCGTCGTGA
- a CDS encoding response regulator transcription factor, which translates to MNPIRVCVVDDQTLVRQGIRHLLELSPEVTVAAEAADGDEALRVVEAAAPDVLLLDLRMPGRDGIATLAALRERGAGVPTLVLTTFDDDELVLRALRAGADGYLLKDVTLEELVGAIRTLAGGGSLVRPALTERLLRAVPRLPEPIDDLPPPQPLTERELEILRLLAGGYANREIADALRLAEGTVKNHVSSLLAKLGVRDRTRAVLRALQYGLLTRNGS; encoded by the coding sequence GTGAACCCGATCCGGGTGTGCGTGGTCGACGACCAGACGCTCGTGCGGCAGGGCATCCGGCACCTGCTGGAGCTGTCGCCGGAGGTGACGGTCGCGGCGGAGGCGGCCGACGGGGACGAGGCCCTGCGGGTGGTCGAGGCGGCGGCACCGGACGTCCTGCTGCTGGACCTGCGGATGCCCGGACGGGACGGGATCGCGACGCTGGCGGCGCTGCGGGAGCGGGGCGCCGGCGTGCCGACGCTGGTGCTGACGACGTTCGACGACGACGAGCTCGTCCTGCGGGCGCTGCGGGCGGGGGCGGACGGGTACCTGCTGAAGGACGTGACGCTCGAGGAGCTGGTCGGGGCGATCCGGACGCTCGCGGGCGGCGGTTCGCTGGTGCGGCCGGCGTTGACCGAGCGGCTGCTGCGGGCGGTGCCGCGGCTGCCGGAGCCGATCGACGACCTGCCGCCGCCGCAGCCGCTGACGGAGCGGGAGCTGGAGATCCTGCGGCTGCTGGCGGGCGGGTACGCGAACCGGGAGATCGCGGACGCGCTGCGGCTCGCGGAGGGCACGGTGAAGAACCACGTGTCGAGCCTGCTGGCGAAGCTGGGGGTCCGGGACCGGACGCGCGCGGTGCTGCGCGCCCTCCAGTACGGGCTGCTCACCAGAAATGGATCTTGA
- a CDS encoding helix-turn-helix transcriptional regulator, which yields MLDITQTGPTALRMQIGARLRRLRERNGIGCAEAGRAVRGSASKISRLELGRHGFKERDVLDLLDLYGVLDAAERETLLELVREARRPGWWSAYGDAVPGWFEQFLGLEQSATTIRNYEVQYIPGLLQTREYARAVIALEHHDAHHHGLDRRLTVRMKRQDILHRPVGATTLWAIIDEAALRRPIGGPATMRGQIAHLIDVAEHLHNVNVQVLPFSAGGHLALGGPITIMRFAQFELDDAVYLEQLTGARYPEGSEASRYQEIMDLLAVRAARPARTVAFLRDLLTEF from the coding sequence GTGCTGGACATTACGCAGACGGGGCCGACCGCGCTGCGCATGCAGATCGGCGCGCGGCTGCGGCGGTTGCGGGAGCGGAACGGGATCGGATGCGCGGAGGCCGGGCGGGCCGTCCGCGGTTCGGCGTCCAAGATCAGCCGGCTGGAGCTGGGACGGCACGGGTTCAAGGAACGCGACGTGCTCGACCTGCTCGACCTCTACGGCGTGCTCGACGCGGCGGAGCGGGAGACGCTGCTCGAACTCGTCCGGGAGGCCAGGCGGCCGGGCTGGTGGAGCGCGTACGGCGACGCGGTGCCGGGCTGGTTCGAGCAGTTCCTCGGGCTGGAGCAGTCGGCGACGACGATCCGGAACTACGAGGTGCAGTACATCCCGGGCCTGCTGCAGACGCGCGAGTACGCGCGGGCGGTCATCGCCCTCGAGCACCACGACGCCCACCACCACGGGCTGGACCGGCGGCTGACCGTCCGGATGAAGCGGCAGGACATCCTGCACCGCCCGGTCGGCGCGACGACGCTGTGGGCGATCATCGACGAGGCGGCGCTGCGCCGTCCGATCGGCGGGCCGGCGACGATGCGCGGGCAGATCGCGCACCTGATCGACGTCGCCGAGCACCTGCACAACGTGAACGTCCAGGTCCTGCCGTTCTCGGCGGGCGGGCACCTGGCGCTCGGCGGGCCGATCACGATCATGCGGTTCGCGCAGTTCGAGCTGGACGACGCCGTCTACCTCGAGCAGCTCACCGGGGCGCGGTACCCCGAGGGGAGCGAGGCGTCCCGCTACCAGGAGATCATGGACCTGCTGGCCGTCCGCGCGGCGCGCCCGGCCCGGACGGTCGCCTTCCTGCGGGACCTGCTGACCGAGTTCTGA
- a CDS encoding AarF/ABC1/UbiB kinase family protein, with amino-acid sequence MDSAATILAFAAGTLINTLALAFGARRLLNMRFSLFRTVVAGAAGQAVAGPVGAALLAGIDPGRQVTAALWFVVLAFACAVLVSMTVLVLWEAFVPTGSIPSPLYWFGSIRSRISRTRRYWQISFIFLRHGFGPYLRGRAKREPSTGNERARLARSLTLALEQGGVAFVKLGQVLSTRRDVLPPEFVAELGRLQDRAAPVPWERIERVVRDELGAAPEEVFAEFDRTPLAAASVAQVHTARLRSGEDVVVKVQRPGIRTVVERDLDIVGRLARTLHQRAGWARGFGVVDLADGFAVALREELDFRVEARNMASVGAARGTDVLVPRPFDDLCTGRILVMERLAGTPLSQAGPLLDARGTDRSKLAQALLDTVLRQIVVDGTFHADPHPGNILLLDDGRLGLIDFGSVGRLDAELRTCLQRLLLAMNRGDTVGVTDAFLEMVARPDELDEQGLARALGAFMTRHLGPGSAPDMTMFTDLFRLVARFELAVPPEIAAVFRALATLEGGLTELAPGFGIVAEAQSFGETYLRERLRPSSLQEAVTDEVMGMLPMLRRLPRRLDRITAAAEAGRLTLNVRLFGDERDRRTVTGLLQQVLLTILASTAGIMAVMLLGLSGGPAMGPDVSLYQFLGYCMLVVCSVLALRVLVVIFRR; translated from the coding sequence ATGGATTCCGCCGCGACGATCCTGGCGTTCGCCGCCGGGACGCTGATCAACACCCTGGCGCTGGCCTTCGGCGCCCGGCGGCTGCTGAACATGCGCTTCTCGCTGTTCCGGACGGTCGTGGCGGGCGCGGCGGGCCAGGCGGTCGCAGGCCCGGTCGGGGCCGCGCTGCTCGCGGGGATCGATCCGGGCCGCCAGGTGACGGCCGCGCTGTGGTTCGTGGTGCTCGCCTTCGCGTGCGCGGTGCTGGTGTCGATGACCGTTCTGGTGCTGTGGGAGGCGTTCGTCCCGACGGGGTCGATTCCGTCGCCGCTGTACTGGTTCGGCAGCATCCGGTCGCGGATCTCGCGAACGCGGCGGTACTGGCAGATCTCGTTCATCTTCCTCCGCCACGGCTTCGGCCCGTACCTGCGCGGACGCGCGAAGCGGGAGCCGTCCACCGGGAACGAGCGGGCGCGGCTGGCCCGGTCACTGACGCTGGCCCTCGAGCAGGGCGGCGTCGCGTTCGTGAAGCTCGGGCAGGTCCTGTCGACGCGGCGGGACGTGCTGCCGCCGGAGTTCGTCGCCGAACTCGGACGGCTCCAGGACCGCGCGGCGCCCGTCCCGTGGGAGCGCATCGAGCGGGTCGTCCGGGACGAGCTGGGCGCGGCGCCCGAGGAGGTGTTCGCGGAGTTCGACCGGACGCCGCTGGCGGCGGCGTCGGTGGCGCAGGTGCACACGGCGCGGCTGCGGTCGGGCGAGGACGTCGTGGTGAAGGTCCAGCGGCCGGGCATCCGGACGGTCGTGGAGCGCGACCTCGACATCGTCGGGCGGCTCGCGCGGACGCTGCACCAGCGGGCCGGCTGGGCGCGGGGGTTCGGCGTCGTCGACCTCGCCGACGGGTTCGCGGTCGCGCTGCGGGAGGAGCTCGACTTCCGGGTCGAGGCGCGGAACATGGCGTCGGTCGGGGCCGCGCGGGGCACGGACGTCCTGGTCCCGCGCCCGTTCGACGACCTGTGCACCGGCCGGATCCTGGTGATGGAGCGGCTCGCGGGGACGCCGCTGAGCCAGGCGGGCCCGCTGCTGGACGCGCGCGGGACGGACCGGTCGAAGCTCGCGCAGGCGCTGCTGGACACGGTGCTGCGGCAGATCGTCGTGGACGGCACGTTCCACGCCGACCCGCACCCCGGCAACATCCTGCTGCTCGACGACGGACGGCTCGGCCTGATCGACTTCGGCTCGGTGGGCCGCCTCGACGCCGAACTGCGCACCTGCCTGCAGCGGCTGCTGCTGGCGATGAACCGCGGGGACACCGTGGGCGTCACCGACGCGTTCCTGGAGATGGTCGCGCGTCCGGACGAGCTGGACGAGCAGGGGCTCGCGCGGGCGCTCGGCGCGTTCATGACCCGGCACCTCGGACCGGGCAGCGCCCCCGACATGACGATGTTCACCGACCTGTTCCGGCTGGTCGCGCGGTTCGAGCTGGCGGTGCCGCCGGAGATCGCGGCGGTGTTCCGGGCGCTGGCGACGCTGGAGGGCGGGCTGACGGAGCTGGCGCCCGGCTTCGGCATCGTGGCGGAGGCGCAGTCGTTCGGCGAGACGTACCTGCGCGAGCGGCTGCGGCCGTCGTCGCTGCAGGAGGCGGTGACCGACGAGGTGATGGGCATGCTGCCGATGCTGCGGCGGCTCCCGCGCCGGCTCGACCGCATCACCGCGGCGGCGGAGGCGGGCCGGCTTACGCTGAACGTGCGGCTGTTCGGCGACGAGCGCGACCGCCGCACCGTCACCGGCCTGCTGCAGCAGGTGCTGCTGACGATCCTCGCGTCGACGGCGGGGATCATGGCGGTGATGCTGCTCGGGCTGTCCGGCGGCCCCGCGATGGGACCGGACGTCTCCCTCTACCAGTTCCTCGGCTACTGCATGCTCGTGGTCTGCTCCGTCCTCGCGCTGCGGGTGCTGGTGGTGATCTTCCGCAGGTGA
- a CDS encoding alpha-ketoglutarate-dependent dioxygenase AlkB — protein sequence MFQGSLLDFTDGTGPRPLAEARRTELSHGAWIDVLPGWIPGADALFERLLSSVPWRGERRRMYERVVDVPRLLAFYDEGAPLPDPVLADARAALDAHYASELGEPFRTAGLCLYRDGRDSVAWHGDTIGRGATHDTMVAILSVGAPRSLLLRPRGGGRTLRRELGHGDLIVMGGSCQRTWEHAIPKSARATGPRISVQFRPRGVR from the coding sequence ATGTTCCAAGGGTCGCTGCTGGACTTCACGGACGGGACGGGCCCGCGGCCGCTCGCCGAGGCGCGGCGCACGGAGCTGTCGCACGGCGCGTGGATCGACGTGCTCCCCGGCTGGATCCCGGGCGCGGACGCGCTGTTCGAGCGGCTGCTGTCGTCCGTCCCGTGGCGGGGCGAGCGGCGGCGGATGTACGAGCGGGTCGTCGACGTCCCGCGCCTGCTCGCGTTCTACGACGAGGGCGCGCCCCTCCCCGACCCGGTGCTGGCCGACGCGAGGGCCGCACTCGACGCGCACTACGCGTCCGAGCTGGGCGAACCGTTCCGGACGGCCGGGCTGTGCCTGTACCGGGACGGGCGCGACAGCGTCGCCTGGCACGGCGACACCATCGGGCGCGGCGCCACGCACGACACGATGGTCGCGATCCTGTCGGTCGGCGCGCCGCGCAGCCTGCTGCTGCGCCCCCGCGGCGGCGGGCGGACGCTGCGCCGCGAGCTCGGGCACGGCGACCTCATCGTGATGGGCGGCAGCTGCCAGCGGACGTGGGAGCACGCGATCCCGAAGAGCGCCCGCGCGACCGGCCCCCGCATCAGCGTCCAGTTCCGCCCCCGCGGCGTCCGCTGA